CCTTCCCCTATCCTGCCGGCGCGGCGAGCGTCGATCCTGCCAGCGAAGCGGATCTTGTTAAAATCTAGGTTTTCTTTCTCTCTCTGTGATCTCTGTGTAAACTCCTCCTATACTCTACTAGTTTACAGCTAAGTTGCAGAGCTGGTGCTTGTAGCAGTTGAAGCAAGCGGGGTAGTATTTCTCCTCGGCGCCGAGCTGAACGGTCGGCCCGTCAAGCGTTGCAGTGCCATTGACATGCTTTAGATTCATGATCGACTTTCTCTCGCAAAAATGGCAGGTCGCTTTCACCTCTTCAATCGAATCGGCAAGCTCCATTAGACGCATTGAACCTTCGAAGAGTTTTGAACGAAAATCTGTTCTTAGACCGTAGCAGATAACAGGAATACGCTTAGAGAGTGTAATTTCACGAAGCTGATCGATAATTTTAGCTGAGAGAAATTGCGCTTCATCTACAAGAACGCAGCTAATTCCATCGAATTCGACATTAGAGAGATCTGTCTGTTGATTGATAAGGAGATCTGCACTCATCTCCAAACCCGCTCTGGAGCGAATCGTATTGCGGCCAAATCGCTCGTCCATCTCCGGTTTGAATAGAAGAACCTCTTTGCCCTGCTGGCGATAGTTGTGCGCTACAGCGAGAAGATTAAGTGTCTTTGCACTTCCGACAGTACCGTGTCTAAAATAAAGCTTGGCCATAATTTTCTCTCTGGATAAGTTATGAAACTACTTAAAAGTATGTGTTATGCCACAGTCAACCATAAAGATCTGCAAGTTCACTGGTTCTGCAATAAAGACCTATCTTCCAGGAATTGCAAGGCTGCGCGTTGAAATCTTTCGCGACTACCCCTACCTTTATGAGGATGATATCCATTCTGAAACTGAGTATTTAAGAAAATACTCAAATTGTAAAGAAGCGATGGTTGTAATCGTCTTTGATGGATCTGAAATTGTAGGTGCATCAACCGGAATTCCTTTGGAAGAAGAGAGCGACGAGGTCAAAAAGGTCTTTACTGATCGCAAAATAGACCCCTCCCCCTACTACTACTTCAGCGAATCGATGCTGCTTAAGAAGTATCGAGGACGCGGAATCGGACACCACTTCTTCGACGTCCGTGAAGCTCATGTCAAAAGCCTCCAAAAATATAAGCAGATCTGCTTCTGCACAGTCTTGCGCCCAGAGCAAGATACACTTAAGCCCGATGACTACATTCCTTTAGACGACTTCTGGAAAAAAAGAGGTTATGTCAAACACCCAGAACTCACAAACCCGATGGGATGGTTAGATATCGGAACAGAAAAAAACTCCGACAAGCCAATGGTCTTCTGGGTTAAAACTATTTAGAGACAGCGGCAGTTTCAGCTGCTTGCTTTTCCGTATCAAAAGAGTTTAGGAACTCGCGAGAGATGTGCTTCTCTTCGGTGTTCATCGGATAGGAGATCGTCAGCTTAAACAGCCTGAGGCCCACTTTAATTAATCTACCGGAGACCACTTCATCTCCACTCTTGTAGTTAAAATCCATTGCAGAGAACTCTTTGTGCGAAGTGAACTCGCGACTTACAAGTTCGCTTCCAGGCTGAAGCTTCAAGATCACATCCATTACGCCCCGAAGAATACGCTTTGAGCTTACAAATCCCCACTTCTTGGGAATATCGATATAGCTGACTGCATAGGTCACTTTAGAAGAGCCCTCGCTCTTAATCTCGCTGTAGTTAACAGGTTTGTCTGAGTTTGTAACCTCAATAGCCACCTCTTCTACTTTAGGCTTATTGGGAAACTCGACCTTAAAACCCGCCTCTTTCGAGGTGTATTGAACCCAACCAGAGATCTTCTGCTGCTGCTCTCCCCCGATCGTTGAATCGGTGATCTCTTTACTTAAAATAGAAATAACGAGAAGAGAGGCGGCAATCGCGTAAACGCTAAGCTTGCGGAGCAGCCCTGGCTCCTTTTGAGTGAGC
Above is a genomic segment from Chlamydiales bacterium containing:
- a CDS encoding thymidine kinase, which codes for MAKLYFRHGTVGSAKTLNLLAVAHNYRQQGKEVLLFKPEMDERFGRNTIRSRAGLEMSADLLINQQTDLSNVEFDGISCVLVDEAQFLSAKIIDQLREITLSKRIPVICYGLRTDFRSKLFEGSMRLMELADSIEEVKATCHFCERKSIMNLKHVNGTATLDGPTVQLGAEEKYYPACFNCYKHQLCNLAVN
- a CDS encoding RDD family protein, encoding MKVEPKQPPSTFTRICARVVDYCLFFGFGLLFSLSLPIEVDRLSYLFYALLVPSLFVPVEAWLSSTWGKTLGQALLGISVHKKDGSMLSFKEALNRAMFKKQAPGLLTQKEPGLLRKLSVYAIAASLLVISILSKEITDSTIGGEQQQKISGWVQYTSKEAGFKVEFPNKPKVEEVAIEVTNSDKPVNYSEIKSEGSSKVTYAVSYIDIPKKWGFVSSKRILRGVMDVILKLQPGSELVSREFTSHKEFSAMDFNYKSGDEVVSGRLIKVGLRLFKLTISYPMNTEEKHISREFLNSFDTEKQAAETAAVSK
- a CDS encoding GNAT family N-acetyltransferase, whose product is MPQSTIKICKFTGSAIKTYLPGIARLRVEIFRDYPYLYEDDIHSETEYLRKYSNCKEAMVVIVFDGSEIVGASTGIPLEEESDEVKKVFTDRKIDPSPYYYFSESMLLKKYRGRGIGHHFFDVREAHVKSLQKYKQICFCTVLRPEQDTLKPDDYIPLDDFWKKRGYVKHPELTNPMGWLDIGTEKNSDKPMVFWVKTI